In Pseudomonas sp. ADAK18, a single window of DNA contains:
- a CDS encoding cyanate transporter translates to METVRAKPTTALWLMISVVLVALNLRPSMAAVGPLLSSIRADVPLSFSSASLLTMLPVMAMGLAMFFGMGLAKRFGEHRSIVLSLVVIGLATVSRLFLNSALELIISAIAAGVGIAMIQALMPALIKSRFSDNVSLFMGLYVTAIMGGAALAASFSPFVQVRTGSWRMGLAIWAVLAVLALVFWFAQRSALPPLPQTGSGPQESFFGNRRAWLLAIFFGLGTASYTCVLAWLAPYYVEQGWSEQNAGLLLGFLTAMEVVSGLITPAIANRRQDKRGVVAVLLVLIIAGFYGLILSPQHLSLLWPCLLGLGIGGLFPMSLILSLDHLDNPRRAGGLTAFVQGIGYLIAGLSPLIAGMIRDQLGSFEWAWWSLTAVMVVMLLIVLRFDPRHYTQHIK, encoded by the coding sequence ATGGAAACCGTTCGCGCAAAACCCACCACCGCCCTCTGGCTGATGATCAGTGTCGTGTTGGTCGCCCTCAACCTGCGACCGTCGATGGCCGCGGTCGGCCCGTTGTTGTCGTCGATTCGCGCCGATGTGCCCTTGAGCTTCAGCAGCGCTTCATTGCTGACCATGTTGCCGGTCATGGCCATGGGGCTGGCGATGTTCTTTGGCATGGGCCTGGCCAAGCGCTTCGGTGAGCACCGCAGCATTGTGCTGTCGCTGGTGGTGATTGGCCTGGCGACGGTGTCGCGGCTGTTTCTCAACTCGGCGCTGGAGTTGATCATCAGTGCCATCGCTGCCGGCGTGGGGATCGCGATGATCCAGGCGCTGATGCCGGCGCTGATCAAATCCCGTTTCAGCGATAACGTTTCGCTGTTCATGGGCCTGTACGTCACCGCCATCATGGGCGGCGCGGCCCTCGCTGCGTCCTTTTCGCCCTTCGTCCAGGTACGCACCGGCAGTTGGCGCATGGGCCTGGCAATCTGGGCGGTGCTGGCTGTATTGGCGCTGGTGTTCTGGTTCGCCCAGCGCTCGGCGCTGCCACCACTGCCGCAAACGGGCTCGGGGCCGCAGGAGTCGTTTTTCGGCAATCGTCGTGCATGGTTGCTGGCGATCTTCTTCGGTCTCGGTACCGCGTCCTACACCTGCGTACTGGCCTGGCTCGCGCCGTACTACGTGGAACAAGGCTGGAGCGAACAGAACGCCGGGCTGCTGCTGGGCTTTCTGACCGCCATGGAAGTGGTCTCGGGCCTGATCACGCCGGCCATCGCCAACCGACGCCAGGACAAACGTGGCGTGGTCGCGGTGTTGCTGGTGCTGATCATCGCCGGTTTCTACGGCCTGATTCTGTCTCCCCAACACTTGAGCTTGCTGTGGCCGTGCCTGCTGGGCCTGGGTATTGGCGGGTTGTTTCCGATGAGCCTGATCCTGTCCCTCGACCACCTGGACAACCCCCGCCGCGCCGGTGGCCTGACAGCTTTCGTGCAAGGCATCGGTTATTTGATCGCAGGCCTGTCGCCGCTGATTGCCGGGATGATCCGCGACCAACTGGGCAGCTTCGAATGGGCCTGGTGGTCGCTGACGGCGGTGATGGTGGTCATGCTGCTGATCGTGCTGCGCTTCGATCCACGGCATTACACCCAACATATTAAATAG
- a CDS encoding 5-carboxymethyl-2-hydroxymuconate Delta-isomerase has protein sequence MPHLHLEYTANLPELDTDKALLRLNHALVASGQFGAEFDIKSRAVKVESFRVGTAMSPRGFVAVRLALLSGRSPQVKKQLSESLLAVLQDLGAWPADVQVQLSVELLDIDRDSYSKVAIG, from the coding sequence ATGCCTCACCTGCACCTGGAATACACCGCCAACCTGCCGGAGCTGGACACCGACAAAGCCCTGCTGCGACTCAATCATGCGCTGGTGGCCTCCGGTCAGTTCGGGGCCGAGTTCGATATCAAAAGCCGCGCGGTGAAGGTGGAGAGTTTCCGTGTTGGCACCGCCATGTCACCACGGGGTTTTGTCGCGGTGAGGCTGGCGTTGCTCAGCGGGCGTTCACCGCAGGTCAAGAAGCAGTTATCGGAAAGCTTGCTGGCGGTGTTGCAGGACTTGGGCGCTTGGCCTGCTGATGTGCAAGTTCAATTGAGTGTCGAGCTGCTGGATATCGATCGCGATTCCTATAGCAAAGTCGCCATTGGCTGA
- a CDS encoding LysR family transcriptional regulator, which yields MLNSNLLRKLDMQDLMVFIAVYEQSSVTEVSETLYVSQSTVSYSLKKLRTSFEDDLFINTRAGMRPTYKATSMYGHVQKILESINLCHAGSQAFDPSQEAVTFNICAPEYFEQLILPRLLKNFDHADLPVIVNVQKLETDIPAEALRSGSLDLVICFGPHFHRTHKDLKTQMLLEDDLVCVFDKRSAPREPTFSLQSFVARRHVFPTPWTSDTNMIDGWLARQAHKRQVIARANSYSAALKMITGTDFIVTLPRRVQKLLAVEPLFGHCEAPNGLPGFTLEMQWNESSEQDNANTWFREQVVKVCGVQGVL from the coding sequence ATGCTAAACAGCAACTTGCTTAGAAAGCTCGATATGCAGGACCTGATGGTGTTTATCGCTGTGTATGAGCAAAGCAGCGTCACCGAGGTGTCCGAAACCCTCTACGTCAGCCAGTCCACCGTGAGCTACAGCTTGAAGAAACTGCGCACCAGTTTCGAGGACGATTTGTTTATCAACACCCGGGCCGGTATGCGTCCCACGTACAAGGCCACCAGCATGTACGGCCATGTGCAGAAGATCCTGGAAAGCATCAACCTGTGTCATGCAGGCAGCCAGGCCTTCGACCCGAGCCAGGAAGCCGTGACCTTCAACATCTGCGCCCCGGAATACTTCGAGCAACTGATCCTGCCTCGGCTGCTGAAGAACTTCGATCACGCCGACCTGCCGGTGATCGTCAACGTGCAGAAGCTGGAAACCGACATCCCTGCCGAAGCCTTGCGCAGCGGCAGCCTGGACCTGGTGATCTGCTTTGGCCCGCACTTTCATCGGACCCACAAGGATCTCAAGACGCAAATGCTGTTGGAGGACGATCTGGTCTGCGTCTTCGATAAACGTTCAGCCCCTCGCGAGCCGACGTTCAGCTTGCAATCCTTTGTGGCCCGGCGCCACGTATTCCCCACGCCCTGGACCTCCGACACCAACATGATCGATGGCTGGCTGGCCCGCCAGGCCCACAAGCGCCAGGTGATTGCCCGGGCCAACAGCTACAGCGCGGCCCTGAAGATGATCACCGGCACCGACTTCATCGTCACCCTACCCCGACGGGTGCAGAAACTGCTGGCGGTCGAGCCGCTCTTCGGCCATTGCGAAGCACCCAACGGCCTGCCGGGGTTCACCCTGGAGATGCAATGGAATGAGTCCAGCGAACAGGACAACGCCAATACCTGGTTTCGCGAGCAGGTAGTGAAGGTGTGTGGGGTTCAGGGAGTGCTGTAG
- a CDS encoding aldehyde dehydrogenase family protein → MSAALEGLYINGQWRAGVEVLEVINPATEVTLAQVSVGDANAVTAAVDAASAAFPAWANTTGAERGALLRKIAQGVSEQRERLMHLQSSNNGKPLFEAGIDVDDVIATFEYYAGVAEALDAGQDQPVALPSHDFSARLRREPCGVVGLIVPWNFPMVTTAWKLAPALAAGCCVVLKPSEVTPLAELQLATIIAAAGLPDGVFNLVCGTGLAVGAPLAADPRVAKISFTGSNAVGVQVMQRAAETVKSVSLELGGKSSLLVLADADLELAVELACGGGFFNAGQMCSATSRVLVADELADEFLMRLQTKAESIRVDEPFAEGVEMGPLVNRAQYQRVLGHIERGVQAGAHLVCGGKRPADLPHGYFIRPTVFTEVALDSALWNEEIFGPVLCVRSFANEAEAIALANDSDFGLVASVVSADLNAAERVANALQVGLVWINAPQVIFPQTAWGGYKQSSIGRELGPWGLQAFQEIKHVIRAV, encoded by the coding sequence ATGAGTGCCGCGCTCGAAGGTTTGTACATTAACGGTCAATGGCGCGCAGGCGTTGAGGTGCTGGAGGTGATCAACCCCGCGACCGAGGTCACCCTCGCTCAGGTCAGCGTCGGCGATGCCAATGCGGTGACTGCGGCGGTGGACGCCGCCAGCGCGGCCTTCCCGGCCTGGGCCAACACCACCGGCGCTGAACGGGGCGCGCTGCTGCGCAAGATCGCCCAAGGCGTGAGCGAACAACGTGAACGGCTGATGCACCTGCAATCGAGCAACAACGGCAAGCCGCTGTTCGAGGCCGGTATCGACGTGGATGACGTGATCGCGACCTTTGAATACTACGCCGGTGTGGCCGAAGCACTGGACGCGGGACAAGACCAGCCGGTGGCGCTGCCCAGCCACGATTTCAGTGCCCGCCTGCGCCGCGAACCCTGTGGCGTGGTGGGGCTGATCGTGCCGTGGAATTTCCCGATGGTCACCACTGCCTGGAAACTCGCCCCGGCCCTTGCTGCAGGTTGCTGCGTGGTGCTCAAGCCGTCGGAAGTCACGCCGTTGGCGGAGCTGCAATTGGCGACGATCATCGCGGCAGCGGGCTTGCCGGACGGCGTGTTCAATCTGGTCTGCGGCACCGGGCTTGCGGTCGGTGCGCCATTGGCGGCGGATCCCCGAGTGGCGAAAATTTCCTTCACCGGCAGCAATGCCGTGGGGGTGCAGGTGATGCAACGCGCCGCCGAAACCGTCAAGAGTGTGAGCCTGGAATTGGGTGGCAAATCGTCGTTGCTGGTACTGGCGGATGCTGATCTGGAACTGGCCGTGGAGCTGGCCTGTGGCGGCGGTTTCTTCAATGCCGGGCAAATGTGCTCCGCCACCAGTCGGGTGTTGGTGGCCGATGAGTTGGCGGATGAGTTCCTCATGCGCCTGCAAACCAAGGCCGAGAGTATTCGTGTGGACGAGCCGTTTGCCGAGGGTGTGGAGATGGGTCCACTGGTGAATCGTGCGCAGTATCAGCGAGTACTTGGTCATATCGAACGCGGTGTACAGGCCGGCGCGCATCTGGTGTGCGGCGGCAAACGGCCTGCGGACCTGCCCCACGGCTACTTCATCCGGCCCACGGTGTTTACCGAAGTGGCGCTGGACAGTGCGTTGTGGAACGAAGAAATCTTCGGCCCGGTGCTGTGTGTACGCAGCTTTGCCAACGAAGCCGAGGCGATTGCCCTGGCCAATGACAGCGATTTTGGGTTGGTGGCCAGCGTGGTCAGTGCTGACTTGAACGCTGCCGAACGGGTGGCGAATGCCTTGCAGGTGGGCCTGGTGTGGATCAATGCACCGCAGGTGATCTTCCCGCAAACGGCATGGGGTGGTTACAAGCAGAGCAGCATCGGTCGGGAGCTGGGGCCGTGGGGGTTGCAGGCGTTTCAGGAGATCAAGCACGTAATTCGGGCGGTGTAG
- a CDS encoding low temperature requirement protein A: protein MNPSRSLLRGRGSHDSGKVGMVELFFDLVFVFAVTQLSHSLLAHLSIGGAVQVALMMIAVWWVWIFTSWVTNWLDPEKIPVRLGLFALMVAGLLLSSSIPKAFTDRGLLFAGAYVFMQVGRTLFALWAVRAAPLNMTRNFQRILVWLLCSAVFWISGALLEGDQRLACWAVALLIELISPSLYFWVPGMGRSTLTDWNVEGNHMAERCGLFVIIALGESLLVTGATFAELPLSLDGLAAFLVAVVGSIALWWIYFDSGAERAHHRIASSDDPGRQARIAYTYLHVLIVAGIIVSAVADELVLVHPGHASDAGIVAIIAGPLLFLLGSGLFKWVMNDRPLPPFSHVGGLVLLLVLLPLGLQQVFSALVLGTLTTAVLVLVAAWENLSLRSSAVVSH, encoded by the coding sequence ATGAACCCATCCCGTTCATTGCTGCGCGGACGCGGCAGTCATGACAGTGGCAAGGTCGGCATGGTCGAGTTGTTTTTCGACCTGGTGTTTGTCTTTGCCGTCACCCAACTGTCCCATTCCCTGTTGGCCCATTTGTCCATCGGCGGCGCGGTGCAGGTGGCGTTGATGATGATCGCGGTCTGGTGGGTGTGGATTTTCACCTCCTGGGTCACCAACTGGCTGGACCCGGAAAAGATCCCGGTCCGCCTTGGCCTGTTCGCCTTGATGGTGGCGGGGTTGCTGCTGTCGTCGTCGATCCCCAAGGCGTTTACCGACCGTGGCCTGCTATTCGCCGGCGCCTATGTGTTCATGCAGGTCGGCCGAACATTGTTTGCGCTGTGGGCGGTGCGTGCCGCGCCGCTGAACATGACCCGCAACTTCCAACGAATCCTGGTATGGCTGCTCTGTTCAGCCGTGTTTTGGATCAGCGGGGCGTTGCTGGAAGGTGACCAACGCCTGGCATGCTGGGCGGTAGCGCTGCTGATCGAACTGATTTCACCATCGTTGTATTTCTGGGTGCCGGGGATGGGGCGTTCGACCCTGACGGACTGGAATGTGGAAGGTAATCACATGGCCGAGCGTTGCGGACTGTTTGTGATCATTGCCCTGGGCGAGTCCTTGCTGGTGACCGGGGCAACCTTCGCCGAGCTGCCCTTGAGCCTGGACGGCCTGGCGGCGTTCCTGGTGGCGGTGGTCGGCAGTATTGCCCTGTGGTGGATCTATTTCGACAGCGGCGCTGAGCGCGCCCATCACCGTATTGCCAGCTCCGACGACCCCGGCCGCCAGGCGCGGATTGCCTACACCTACCTGCATGTGTTGATTGTCGCCGGGATCATCGTCAGTGCCGTCGCCGATGAACTGGTGCTGGTGCATCCAGGCCATGCCAGTGACGCCGGGATTGTGGCGATCATTGCGGGGCCGCTGTTGTTCCTGTTGGGCAGCGGGTTGTTCAAGTGGGTCATGAACGATCGGCCATTGCCGCCGTTCTCTCACGTGGGCGGCCTGGTGCTGTTGCTGGTGTTGTTGCCGCTGGGCTTGCAGCAGGTGTTTTCGGCGTTGGTGCTGGGTACGTTGACCACGGCAGTGCTGGTGCTGGTAGCCGCATGGGAGAACCTGTCGCTGCGAAGCAGTGCGGTGGTTTCACACTGA
- a CDS encoding MFS transporter — MQSPSRPDSARSKAGAVFRVTSGNFLEQFDFFLFGFYATYIAAAFFPAANEFASLMMTFAVFGAGFLMRPLGAVILGAYIDDVGRRKGLIVTLSIMASGTLLIVLVPGYQTIGLWAPLLVLLGRLLQGFSAGAELGGVSVYLAEMATPGRKGFYTSWQSGSQQISIVVAAALGFGLNQWMEPAVVADWGWRIPFAIGCVIIPFIFVLRRNLQETEEFAARRHRPTMREVLATLVKNWTIVIAGMLMVAMTTTAFYLITVYAPTFGKTVLNLSTADALLVTLLVAISNFIWLPIGGTLSDRFGRKPVLVAMTTLTVLTAYPALSFVVQAPSFTHMLEVLLWFSFLYGMYNGAMIPALTEIMPVEVRVAGFSLAYSLATAVFGGFTPAISTWLIHVTEDKASPAYWLVFAALCALCSTLMLYRRANLRTQVAV; from the coding sequence ATGCAAAGCCCTTCCCGGCCTGACTCTGCCCGCTCGAAAGCCGGCGCGGTATTCCGCGTCACTTCCGGCAACTTCCTCGAACAGTTCGATTTCTTTCTGTTCGGTTTCTATGCCACTTACATCGCCGCAGCGTTCTTTCCGGCCGCCAACGAATTCGCTTCATTGATGATGACCTTCGCCGTATTCGGCGCGGGCTTTTTGATGCGGCCGCTGGGCGCCGTGATTCTCGGCGCATACATCGATGATGTTGGGCGTCGCAAAGGGCTGATCGTCACGCTCTCGATCATGGCCAGCGGCACCCTGTTGATCGTGTTGGTGCCTGGCTACCAGACCATTGGCTTGTGGGCACCGCTGCTGGTGCTGCTCGGCCGTCTGCTCCAGGGTTTCTCGGCCGGTGCGGAACTGGGCGGTGTGTCGGTGTACCTGGCTGAAATGGCCACGCCGGGGCGCAAGGGCTTCTATACCAGTTGGCAATCAGGCAGCCAGCAGATCTCAATTGTGGTCGCGGCCGCCCTCGGCTTTGGCCTGAACCAGTGGATGGAACCCGCCGTGGTCGCGGATTGGGGCTGGCGCATCCCGTTCGCCATCGGTTGCGTGATCATTCCGTTCATCTTTGTGCTGCGTCGTAACCTGCAGGAAACCGAAGAGTTCGCCGCCCGCCGCCATCGCCCAACCATGCGCGAAGTGCTGGCCACGCTGGTCAAAAACTGGACCATCGTCATCGCCGGCATGCTGATGGTGGCCATGACCACCACCGCGTTCTACCTGATCACTGTCTACGCGCCGACCTTCGGCAAGACCGTACTGAACCTGAGCACCGCCGACGCGCTGTTGGTGACCTTGCTGGTGGCGATCTCCAACTTTATCTGGCTGCCGATTGGCGGCACCTTGAGTGACCGTTTCGGCCGCAAGCCGGTGCTGGTCGCCATGACCACGCTGACTGTACTGACGGCCTATCCAGCGTTGTCTTTCGTGGTGCAAGCACCCAGCTTTACGCACATGCTGGAAGTCCTGTTGTGGTTCTCCTTCCTCTACGGCATGTACAACGGCGCAATGATCCCGGCCCTGACTGAAATCATGCCAGTGGAAGTGCGTGTGGCAGGTTTCTCCCTGGCCTACAGCTTGGCCACGGCGGTGTTCGGTGGTTTCACCCCCGCCATTTCCACCTGGCTGATTCATGTCACCGAGGACAAGGCATCGCCTGCCTACTGGCTGGTGTTTGCGGCGCTGTGCGCGCTCTGCTCGACCTTGATGCTGTACCGCCGCGCCAACTTGCGTACGCAAGTGGCGGTGTAA
- a CDS encoding LysR substrate-binding domain-containing protein, with protein sequence MNRNELRKADINLMVVFETLMLERNVTRVAEKLFLGQPTISSALNRLRTLFNDPLFIRVGHRMEPTARAEEIIQHLSPALDSLSSALSLTHDFDPSISTMTFRIGLSDDVEFGLLPPLLRTLRQEAPQVVFVVQHVDYWRIPDLLASGDITVGITQTRGLPANAKRKLLRHIRPCVLRADASEHPLTLDEYCARPHVLVSHTANVAGFADEWLAEVGRKRHVVLSVPQYSSLPALLAGTDMIASLPDYTAQAMAASGSLFCEPFPFETPTLDLSMVWLSHVDTDPAERWMRSRLEAFMSDRELLPVVASKP encoded by the coding sequence ATGAATCGCAATGAATTACGCAAGGCTGACATCAACCTGATGGTGGTCTTCGAAACGCTGATGCTTGAGCGCAACGTGACACGGGTGGCGGAGAAGCTGTTCCTCGGGCAGCCGACCATCAGTTCGGCCCTCAACCGCTTGCGCACCTTGTTCAATGACCCGTTGTTTATTCGTGTGGGCCATCGCATGGAACCGACGGCGCGGGCCGAGGAAATCATCCAGCATCTGTCGCCGGCTCTGGACTCGTTATCATCGGCCTTGAGCCTGACCCACGACTTCGACCCGTCCATCAGCACCATGACTTTTCGCATCGGCCTGTCCGATGACGTCGAGTTCGGTCTGTTGCCCCCTTTGCTTCGCACCTTGCGCCAGGAAGCGCCCCAGGTGGTGTTTGTGGTGCAGCACGTCGATTACTGGCGTATCCCCGACCTGCTGGCCTCGGGTGATATCACCGTAGGGATCACCCAGACCCGTGGCCTGCCGGCCAATGCCAAGCGCAAGTTGCTGCGCCATATCCGTCCTTGCGTGTTGCGTGCCGATGCCTCGGAACATCCATTGACCCTCGATGAGTACTGCGCGCGGCCCCATGTACTGGTGTCCCACACTGCCAACGTCGCAGGCTTTGCCGATGAGTGGCTGGCAGAGGTCGGGCGCAAGCGCCATGTGGTGTTGTCGGTGCCGCAATACAGCTCCTTGCCGGCGCTGCTGGCCGGGACTGACATGATCGCCAGCCTGCCGGACTACACCGCCCAAGCCATGGCGGCTTCGGGCAGCCTGTTCTGTGAACCATTCCCGTTCGAAACCCCAACCCTGGATTTGTCCATGGTCTGGCTTAGTCACGTGGACACCGACCCGGCCGAACGCTGGATGCGCTCGCGGCTGGAGGCGTTCATGAGTGATCGGGAATTGTTGCCGGTTGTGGCGTCTAAGCCCTGA